One window from the genome of Rhodobacteraceae bacterium S2214 encodes:
- a CDS encoding extracellular solute-binding protein — translation MRHFVAAAGLSVLASLCDAYEIEEETVFEGGAVELSILSTTDTEAFAPLIAAFQSTNPDVTLRYTVANSQQVYAAVQEEAPFDLVISSAMDLQLKLANDGFATAHGSDETIGLPGWARWRDQLFAFAQEPVVIIASTTAFGANPPRTRADLIDVLRDDPATFTGRIGTYDPARSGAGYLFATQDARQSDSSWRLAEVIGGLDPKLYTTTGDMIAGVQSGELAIAYNVLGSYASQRLTEGDAIIIEALDFTHVLLRTALIPRTATRSDLGASFLDFLLSEEGQRLIEDETGLPRINEAALAAGPHLRPIRLDPGLLVFVDPLMRQQFLNEWTAAVVQD, via the coding sequence ATGCGCCATTTTGTTGCTGCCGCTGGCTTAAGCGTTCTGGCGTCGTTGTGCGATGCGTATGAAATCGAAGAAGAAACCGTTTTTGAAGGCGGAGCCGTTGAACTGTCGATCTTGTCGACGACAGACACCGAAGCATTCGCACCTTTGATCGCAGCATTCCAATCCACGAATCCGGACGTGACGTTGCGCTATACGGTTGCCAACAGTCAGCAAGTCTATGCTGCGGTTCAAGAAGAAGCGCCATTTGATCTGGTGATTTCGTCTGCGATGGATTTGCAGCTGAAGCTTGCGAACGATGGCTTTGCAACGGCGCATGGATCGGATGAAACGATTGGCCTGCCGGGGTGGGCGCGGTGGCGCGATCAGCTATTTGCATTTGCGCAAGAACCTGTCGTCATTATCGCCTCGACGACTGCATTTGGTGCGAACCCGCCTCGCACGCGCGCAGATTTGATTGACGTTTTGCGCGATGACCCTGCGACCTTCACAGGCCGGATTGGCACTTATGATCCAGCGCGATCCGGTGCGGGGTATTTGTTCGCCACCCAAGATGCGCGTCAGTCGGATTCGAGTTGGCGGCTGGCCGAGGTGATTGGTGGTCTTGATCCCAAGTTATACACCACCACTGGCGATATGATCGCAGGCGTTCAATCCGGCGAACTTGCGATTGCTTACAATGTCTTGGGGTCTTACGCGTCACAGCGACTGACGGAAGGCGACGCCATTATCATCGAAGCGCTGGATTTTACGCATGTTTTGTTGCGAACCGCTTTGATCCCGCGCACGGCCACGCGGTCGGATCTAGGTGCATCGTTCTTGGATTTTTTGTTGTCCGAGGAAGGTCAGCGGTTGATTGAAGATGAAACGGGTTTACCGCGTATCAATGAAGCGGCTTTGGCGGCGGGGCCGCATTTGCGTCCGATACGGTTGGACCCCGGCTTATTAGTGTTTGTCGATCCGTTAATGCGTCAGCAGTTTTTGAACGAATGGACCGCTGCTGTTGTGCAAGACTGA
- the rpoH gene encoding RNA polymerase sigma factor RpoH, with protein sequence MSSYANLPAPSPEQGLNRYMQEIRKFPMLEPEQEYMLAKRWVDHEDTDAAHQMVTSHLRLAAKIAMGYRGYGLPQAEVISEANVGLMQAVKRFDPEKGFRLATYAMWWIRASIQEYILRSWSLVKLGTTSAQKKLFFNLRKAKNRIGALEEGDLRPENVARIANDLGVTETEVVSMNRRMSGGDASLNATVGSEGEGTMQWQDWLEDESANTASDYEEHDELDARREIMAEAMGVLNDREKDILMQRRLAEETITLEDLSGKYDVSRERIRQIEVRAFEKLQSEMHKLARERGMLETA encoded by the coding sequence ATGAGTAGCTACGCAAATTTACCAGCACCGTCCCCGGAACAGGGGCTGAACCGTTATATGCAAGAAATCCGCAAGTTCCCGATGTTGGAGCCGGAGCAGGAATATATGCTCGCGAAACGTTGGGTTGACCACGAAGATACGGATGCGGCGCACCAGATGGTGACGTCTCACCTGCGTTTGGCTGCGAAGATTGCGATGGGTTATCGCGGCTACGGCCTGCCGCAGGCCGAAGTGATATCCGAAGCGAACGTTGGTCTTATGCAGGCTGTGAAGCGGTTTGATCCTGAAAAAGGGTTCCGCTTGGCGACCTATGCGATGTGGTGGATCCGTGCGTCTATTCAGGAATATATCCTGCGGTCTTGGTCACTTGTGAAGCTCGGGACGACATCAGCGCAGAAGAAATTGTTCTTTAACCTGCGTAAGGCGAAGAACCGGATTGGTGCGTTGGAAGAGGGTGATCTGCGTCCTGAAAACGTGGCACGCATCGCGAACGATCTTGGTGTGACTGAGACTGAAGTTGTTTCCATGAACCGTCGGATGTCGGGTGGTGATGCGTCGTTGAACGCCACTGTCGGGTCCGAAGGCGAAGGGACAATGCAGTGGCAGGATTGGCTTGAAGATGAAAGCGCGAACACTGCGTCGGATTACGAAGAGCATGACGAACTGGACGCACGTCGTGAAATCATGGCCGAGGCAATGGGTGTGTTGAATGACCGTGAAAAGGACATCCTGATGCAGCGCCGCTTGGCCGAGGAAACGATCACGCTCGAAGATCTGAGCGGGAAATACGATGTGTCGCGCGAACGGATTCGCCAGATTGAAGTCCGCGCATTTGAAAAGCTGCAGTCTGAAATGCACAAGCTGGCCCGCGAACGTGGGATGCTGGAAACAGCTTAA
- a CDS encoding RluA family pseudouridine synthase — protein MSATIVNFSIADNPPPRLDKALARDVPEEASLSRSRLAKLIADGSVKVDGVVVTDPRFRVAEDAEIAIAVEVAEESHIGAEDIPLDVVYEDDDLIVVNKPSGMVVHPAPGTPGGTLVNALIHHCGETLSGVGGMKRPGIVHRIDKETTGLLVAAKSDRAHHSLAKQFADHSVERRYLALCYGEPSSNDPRLRGIKGASFEASNILRVQTFLGRHKTDRQRQAVSFETGRHAVTRARIVQSLGTPPVAALLECWLETGRTHQIRVHMAHCGHSLIGDPVYGGRRKLSPKAVGQAGVDAVAGFRRQALHAATLGFVHPVTGDEIEFEAPMPDDMAVLLRALGGQG, from the coding sequence ATGTCTGCGACCATTGTAAACTTCTCCATCGCGGACAATCCGCCGCCGCGTCTTGATAAGGCGTTGGCCCGTGATGTGCCAGAGGAAGCATCGCTGTCGCGGTCGCGTCTTGCAAAGCTGATCGCGGATGGATCGGTGAAGGTGGATGGCGTCGTGGTCACAGACCCGCGGTTTCGGGTGGCTGAGGATGCCGAGATCGCGATTGCAGTTGAGGTCGCGGAAGAAAGCCATATCGGGGCCGAGGATATCCCTTTGGATGTCGTGTATGAGGACGATGATCTAATCGTTGTGAACAAACCCAGCGGCATGGTCGTTCATCCGGCCCCGGGCACGCCCGGTGGGACGCTTGTGAATGCGCTGATCCACCATTGTGGCGAAACGCTGAGCGGTGTGGGCGGCATGAAACGCCCCGGGATCGTGCACCGGATTGATAAAGAAACCACCGGTTTGCTGGTTGCTGCGAAATCTGATCGCGCGCACCATAGTTTGGCCAAGCAATTCGCGGACCATTCGGTCGAACGACGGTATCTGGCGCTGTGCTATGGTGAGCCGTCGTCGAATGATCCACGCCTGCGTGGGATCAAGGGCGCGTCGTTCGAGGCGTCAAACATCCTGCGGGTTCAGACGTTTTTGGGTCGTCATAAGACAGACCGTCAACGTCAGGCCGTGTCGTTTGAAACGGGCCGTCATGCGGTGACGCGAGCACGGATTGTGCAATCGTTGGGTACGCCGCCGGTTGCCGCGTTGCTGGAATGCTGGTTGGAGACGGGGCGCACCCACCAAATTCGTGTTCACATGGCCCATTGCGGGCATTCGCTGATCGGCGATCCGGTTTACGGTGGACGGCGCAAATTGTCGCCTAAAGCTGTGGGCCAAGCAGGTGTTGACGCTGTGGCTGGTTTCCGCAGGCAAGCGTTGCACGCGGCGACATTGGGTTTCGTCCATCCCGTCACCGGTGACGAGATCGAATTTGAAGCGCCGATGCCTGACGATATGGCCGTACTTCTGCGCGCGCTTGGCGGTCAGGGCTGA
- a CDS encoding Gfo/Idh/MocA family oxidoreductase, giving the protein MTIQWGVLGASSFARDNMAPAIHAAKGANFAALATSSVDKAKGFQAYAPDIAVYTDYDAMLADPKIAAIYIPLPNHLHVPWTIKALEAGKHVLCEKPIALKESDFDDLIAARDKSGLIAAEAFMIPHHAQFARARELVQSGAIGELVHIDGTFSYNNAGDLDNIRHDPAKGGGALPDIGVYPIGAARLVSGQEPQSITLANLRYENGVDVFAQIAANFESCTFSAVVSMRMMNYQQMTFHGTTGVLRLTCPFNANKADVAELILDRKDAPRHVERWPAENHYVRQVENFSAAARGNAEYPVPLEWSRGTQQMLDMIYAAAK; this is encoded by the coding sequence ATGACAATTCAATGGGGCGTCTTGGGCGCATCAAGCTTTGCTCGCGATAACATGGCGCCTGCAATCCACGCGGCAAAGGGTGCGAATTTTGCGGCGCTGGCAACATCGTCCGTCGACAAAGCCAAAGGGTTTCAGGCCTATGCGCCGGATATCGCCGTTTACACAGACTACGATGCCATGCTTGCCGATCCAAAGATTGCGGCCATCTACATTCCGTTACCGAACCATTTGCACGTCCCTTGGACGATCAAGGCACTGGAGGCGGGCAAGCATGTGTTGTGCGAAAAGCCGATTGCGTTGAAAGAGTCCGATTTCGACGACCTGATTGCGGCGCGGGACAAGTCCGGATTGATTGCCGCCGAGGCATTCATGATCCCGCATCATGCACAGTTCGCCCGTGCGCGGGAATTGGTCCAATCCGGCGCGATTGGCGAACTGGTCCATATTGACGGCACGTTCAGCTATAATAACGCGGGCGATCTGGACAATATTCGCCACGATCCGGCCAAGGGCGGCGGTGCGCTGCCTGATATCGGCGTCTATCCTATCGGTGCCGCACGGCTTGTATCGGGGCAGGAACCGCAGAGCATCACGCTTGCGAACCTGCGCTATGAGAATGGCGTTGATGTGTTCGCCCAAATTGCTGCGAATTTCGAAAGCTGTACTTTCTCTGCCGTCGTATCAATGCGGATGATGAATTATCAGCAGATGACGTTCCACGGAACCACCGGCGTGTTGCGCCTGACCTGTCCGTTTAACGCGAACAAGGCGGATGTGGCTGAGCTGATTTTGGATCGGAAGGACGCGCCGCGTCATGTTGAACGTTGGCCTGCGGAAAACCATTACGTGCGGCAGGTCGAGAATTTCAGCGCTGCCGCAAGGGGGAACGCGGAATACCCCGTGCCGCTGGAATGGAGCCGCGGCACGCAACAGATGTTGGATATGATTTACGCCGCAGCGAAGTAA